Proteins encoded together in one Coffea arabica cultivar ET-39 chromosome 2c, Coffea Arabica ET-39 HiFi, whole genome shotgun sequence window:
- the LOC113723535 gene encoding raucaffricine-O-beta-D-glucosidase, giving the protein MEKLEINRSDFGKDFLFGTATSAYQVEGAAKEGGRGPSIWDEMCRKKPDKVRNYDNGDVAADSYHLYKEDVQLLKQLGFDYYRFSISWTRILPGGRLNAGVNKEGIQYYNNLINELLANGIQPFVTLLHFDVPQALEDEYGSFLDEKIVADFAAFARLCFWHFGDRVKNWITINEPWTVSCFGYAAGTFPPNRGSSSADHGSLSIVQHRCDVMHPQICQNGDPGTEPYTVTRNMLLAHAEAVRIYRQKFQSAQGGQIGITLNATWFEPYNAESADDAKAADRALDFTFGWFMDPVTYGQYPKSMTDRVPENRLKRFSDDESAKLKGSYDFLGLNYYTANYAYNDPTVYPEPSYLTDSGAKTTATGPDGKPIGERTSSGWIYIYPEGLFKLLCLIKTRYNNPAIYITENGVADAGALDGTIYLSLSDDIRIRYHRDHLKTLKRAIDQYSVSVKGYTAWSLLDNFEWAVGYKDRFGICYVDFNDANLARYPKDSAIWFKNFLKPRPVKALSTSDNAQMPASAMELPGYETPAKRARESY; this is encoded by the exons ATGGAGAAATTGGAGATTAATCGTTCTGACTTTGGGAAAGATTTCCTCTTTGGAACTGCAACATCTGCTTATCAG GTTGAAGGTGCTGCGAAGGAAGGCGGTAGAGGCCCTAGCATATGGGACGAGATGTGCAGAAAGAAACCAG ACAAGGTTAGAAATTATGACAATGGAGATGTAGCAGCGGATTCATACCATCTGTATAAG GAAGACGTGCAATTGTTGAAGCAACTTGGTTTTGACTACTACAGATTTTCAATTTCATGGACTAGAATACTGCCAG GAGGAAGATTGAATGCCGGAGTGAACAAAGAAGGAATCCAGTACTACAACAACCTCATTAATGAACTCTTGGCCAATG GCATTCAGCCTTTTGTTACCCTTTTGCACTTTGACGTGCCTCAGGCTCTAGAAGATGAGTATGGAAGTTTCCTAGATGAAAAAATAGT GGCCGATTTTGCTGCTTTTGCAAGACTATGCTTTTGGCATTTTGGAGATCGAGTGAAAAATTGGATCACAATCAATGAGCCTTGGACTGTATCATGTTTTGGCTATGCAGCTGGGACATTTCCTCCCAATCGAGGTTCAAGTTCAGCGGATCATGGGTCCCTCAGCATTGTTCAGCATAGATGTGATGTTATGCATCCGCAAATTTGCCAAAATGGAGATCCAGGGACAGAGCCGTACACTGTAACACGCAACATGCTTCTTGCTCATGCTGAAGCTGTTCGAATATACAGACAAAAGTTTCAG AGTGCTCAAGGAGGCCAAATTGGAATAACCCTTAACGCCACTTGGTTTGAACCATACAATGCTGAATCAGCAGATGATGCAAAGGCAGCTGACCGAGCCCTTGATTTCACGTTTGGCTG GTTTATGGATCCAGTAACATATGGTCAGTATCCCAAGTCAATGACTGATCGTGTACCAGAAAACCGTCTTAAACGTTTCTCGGATGATGAATCAGCCAAATTAAAAGGATCATATGATTTTCTGGGGCTCAattattatactgctaattatgcATATAATGATCCTACTGTTTATCCAGAGCCTAGTTACTTAACAGATTCGGGTGCCAAGACTACGG CGACTGGTCCTGACGGCAAACCCATTGGTGAACGT ACATCTTCTGGTTGGATATACATTTATCCAGAGGGACTTTTCAAGCTCTTGTGTCTCATCAAGACGCGTTACAATAATCCAGCAATTTACATCACTGAAAATG GTGTCGCTGATGCTGGTGCTCTAGATGGTACGATTTACCTTTCTCTATCCGATGATATTAGGATCAGGTATCACCGCGATCACCTAAAGACACTAAAACGGGCAATCGACCA GTATTCTGTCAGCGTGAAAGGTTATACCGCGTGGTCATTACTTGACAATTTTGAGTGGGCAGTGGGATATAAAGACCGTTTTGGCATTTGTTATGTGGACTTCAATGATGCAAATTTGGCAAGATACCCAAAGGACTCAGCCATATGGTTTAAGAACTTCCTCAAACCTAGACCTGTAAAGGCACTTTCGACATCTGACAATGCGCAGATGCCAGCTTCTGCAATGGAACTTCCTGGTTATGAGACCCCTGCTAAGAGGGCTCGTGAAAGTTACTAG